The proteins below are encoded in one region of Brassica napus cultivar Da-Ae chromosome A6, Da-Ae, whole genome shotgun sequence:
- the LOC111216218 gene encoding WAT1-related protein At3g18200-like, whose protein sequence is MGKAVVSEKMKLLVALITLQFCFAGFHIVSRVALNIGVSKVVYPVYRNILALLLIGPFAYFLEKKERPPLTFSLLVQFFLLALIGITANQGFYLLGLTYASPTFASAMQNSVPAITFIMACTLRIERINLVRRHGVAKVLGTIVSIGGATTITLYRGFPLLHRSLTAQETINKSQNWTLGCLYLMGHCLSWAAWMVLQAPVLKKYPAKLTLTSFTCFFGLIQFLVIALFVETDPNNWIIGSWEELFTILYAGIVASGLVVYLQTWCIYKGGPVFVAVFQPLQTLLVAAMAFVVLGDQLYSGSIVGSVFIMLGLYLVLWGKTEEKRQVNEASSQEEDHESSLTKNLLGDETKEAHDSESPV, encoded by the exons ATGGGAAAAGCAGTAGTATCTGAGAAGATGAAGCTTCTTGTAGCTTTGATAACTTTACAATTCTGTTTCGCAGGTTTCCACATTGTCTCAAGAGTTGCACTTAACATTGGTGTTAGTAAAGTGGTCTATCCTGTTTACAGAAAcattcttgctcttcttctcatTGGTCCTTTTGCTTACTTTTTGGAGAA GAAGGAAAGGCCTCCTCTCACATTCTCATTACTTGTTCAGTTCTTTCTCTTAGCACTAATAGG AATCACAGCAAATCAAGGATTCTACCTCTTGGGACTGACATATGCATCTCCAACGTTTGCTTCAGCAATGCAGAACTCTGTTCCTGCAATCACTTTCATCATGGCTTGTACCCTAAG GATCGAGCGCATAAACCTTGTTCGAAGACACGGTGTAGCCAAAGTGTTAGGGACTATAGTGAGCATAGGTGGAGCAACAACCATCACATTGTACAGAGGATTCCCACTTCTTCACAGAAGTCTTACGGCGCAAGAAACCATTAACAAGTCTCAGAATTGGACACTTGGATGCTTATACCTTATGGGACACTGCTTGTCATGGGCTGCTTGGATGGTTCTTCAAGCTCCTGTCTTAAAGAAGTACCCAGCGAAGCTGACTTTAACATCATTCACATGTTTCTTTGGTCTGATTCAGTTTCTGGTCATTGCACTGTTTGTTGAAACTGATCCCAATAATTGGATCATTGGCTCATGGGAAGAGCTCTTCACCATCCTATACGCG GGAATAGTGGCGTCTGGTCTGGTGGTTTATCTTCAAACATGGTGTATTTACAAAGGCGGTCCTGTCTTTGTAGCTGTCTTTCAACCACTCCAGACACTTCTAGTAGCTGCAATGGCATTTGTTGTCCTCGGTGATCAACTGTACTCTGGAAG CATTGTTGGCTCAGTGTTCATAATGTTGGGGCTGTACTTAGTCCTTTGGGGTAAAACAGAGGAGAAAAGACAGGTGAATGAAGCGTCAAGTCAAGAAGAAGATCATGAGTCGTCACTCACCAAAAACCTTCTTGGAGATGAAACTAAAGAAGCTCATGATTCTGAATCTCCAGTTTAA